The proteins below are encoded in one region of Bremerella sp. P1:
- a CDS encoding sulfatase family protein, whose amino-acid sequence MRRNILSVYPLALAILLGLLAVPSFAADRPNIVWIFAEDMNDWMGCYGDDTVPTPNIDALASAGVQFNRAYMPAGVCSATRSAMALGAMQTSLGVHNHRSSRQRFPGEEIRLPDNVKTVYQTLRAGGYHVINYGPKSDFNFLWASQNEKELKRRNGTSAIPAESDSDLLYDVNVLPWAPSNNLLPQLLKACPDDKPVFLQLQLKGGKNNGKFDGYPQGKINPADVKVMPYYADLPSVREKIAHHYDTIRQTDEEVGQIVSTLKENGFDKNTIVFFFTDHGMILPRHKQWLYEGGIRVPLVVAGPGIPVGKRRDDLVSGIDISAATLALAGLEQPKHMEAKNFFADDFHRDWVISARDRCDYTIERVRAITGERFKYIRNFKTDRPFMQPQYRDGQAFMKDLKAHYKAGKMNEVESFIMSETRVPEELYDLDNDPHEIHNLAGDPAYRKQLEKYRGILSQWIEQTGDQGQYDESVESLKGVLQRWNKEAVNPEYDKAR is encoded by the coding sequence ATGCGAAGAAACATCCTCTCGGTTTACCCGCTGGCCCTGGCCATTCTCTTGGGTCTGTTGGCTGTCCCCTCTTTCGCGGCCGATCGCCCGAACATTGTGTGGATCTTCGCCGAGGACATGAACGATTGGATGGGCTGCTACGGTGACGACACCGTCCCCACGCCCAACATCGACGCGCTCGCCAGCGCCGGTGTGCAGTTCAACCGCGCCTACATGCCTGCCGGCGTTTGCTCGGCGACCCGCTCGGCGATGGCCCTGGGCGCGATGCAGACGAGCCTGGGCGTGCACAACCATCGCAGCTCGCGTCAGCGATTTCCTGGTGAAGAGATTCGCCTGCCGGACAACGTAAAGACCGTTTATCAAACGCTACGCGCCGGCGGCTATCACGTGATTAACTATGGCCCCAAAAGCGACTTCAACTTCCTGTGGGCTTCGCAAAACGAAAAAGAATTGAAGCGGCGCAATGGGACCAGCGCGATCCCGGCCGAGTCGGACAGTGACTTGTTGTACGACGTCAACGTGCTGCCCTGGGCACCCAGCAACAACTTGCTACCACAGCTCTTGAAAGCGTGTCCGGACGACAAGCCTGTCTTCCTTCAGCTGCAGCTCAAAGGGGGCAAGAACAACGGCAAATTCGACGGCTACCCCCAAGGCAAGATCAACCCGGCAGACGTCAAAGTGATGCCGTACTACGCCGATCTGCCCAGCGTCCGCGAGAAGATCGCCCATCACTACGACACCATTCGCCAAACCGACGAAGAAGTCGGGCAGATCGTCAGCACGCTCAAAGAGAACGGCTTCGACAAGAACACGATCGTCTTCTTTTTCACCGATCACGGCATGATCCTGCCGCGTCATAAGCAGTGGCTCTACGAAGGGGGCATTCGCGTGCCGCTGGTCGTCGCCGGCCCAGGCATCCCGGTCGGCAAGAGGCGCGACGACCTGGTCAGCGGCATCGACATCAGCGCCGCCACGCTCGCCCTGGCCGGCCTCGAACAGCCTAAGCACATGGAAGCGAAGAACTTCTTCGCCGACGACTTTCATCGCGACTGGGTCATCAGTGCCCGCGACCGCTGCGACTACACGATCGAACGCGTCCGCGCGATTACCGGCGAGCGCTTCAAATACATTCGCAACTTCAAAACCGATCGCCCGTTCATGCAGCCCCAATACCGCGACGGTCAGGCGTTCATGAAAGACCTCAAAGCCCACTACAAGGCCGGCAAGATGAACGAGGTCGAAAGCTTCATCATGTCCGAAACCCGCGTGCCGGAGGAACTGTACGATCTGGACAACGACCCCCACGAGATCCACAACCTGGCAGGCGATCCCGCGTACCGAAAACAACTCGAGAAGTACCGCGGCATCCTTTCCCAGTGGATCGAGCAAACCGGCGACCAAGGCCAGTACGACGAATCGGTCGAATCGCTCAAAGGCGTACTGCAACGGTGGAACAAGGAAGCCGTGAACCCGGAATACGACAAGGCACGATAG
- the uvrA gene encoding excinuclease ABC subunit UvrA, whose product MPVSDIEVKGAREHNLREVTLTLPRNKLICLTGVSGSGKSSLAFDTVYAEGQRRYVESLSSYARQFMGQMPKPDVDFIGGLTPSISISQKTTSNNPRSTVGTITEIYDYLRVIFSRVGQGFCSECGKKLTAQTREQILERILGQEEGTSFAVLAPLVRGQKGEFKDLFIDLLKQGFVRARVDGEIIQLNDELQLDRQMRHNIELVVDRLSIKEGVRGRLAEAVELALKMGEGSLIIAPRDDETPEGQEAAPKKKRAKSKRSKTAVAGDMMFSVDYACVDCGISYSPPTPQLFSFNSPQGMCPTCDGLGKVYTFDPELLVPDVTLSFKQGAIELLGKWKELGRWKRHIYQGMADTMERKYDLGKGAILETAWRDMAKEHHDYLLWGTGDEHITFTWRGGNSPQMYGGTYGGIVPDLLEKYRNTNSKPQQRQLEKYMATVICPQCHGDRLNPQARSVKVTTTSKAFGKDGSRTLPEICQLSIQEAADFFGQLELDNLSQKIAEEAVKEVRGRLGFLQNVGLEYLTLDRTAPTLSGGESQRIRLAGQIGCGLVGVTYILDEPSIGLHPRDNDRLLATLNDLRDLGNTVLVVEHDEDTMRVADHIIDFGPGAGVRGGYVVAQGSAKQLEAVDESVTGRFLSGKDKIEIPETRRPLGEKKLRIVGAAQNNLKNITAEIPLGGFVCITGASGSGKSSLINGILVEALRRDLNGGLGEPGEHERIEGIEHLDKMIAIDQSPIGRTPRSNPATYIKVFDEIRDLFAQLPESRKRGYKPGRFSFNVDGGRCSACEGNGANKLEMDFLADIWVTCPVCEGHRFNRETLEILFKEKSIADILEMDVQEALKTFENVPKIAQKLQTLHDVGLDYIKLGQPSPTLSGGEAQRIKLAKELSKRSTGKTLYLLDEPTTGLHFADTKMLLKVLHDFASAGNTVLVVEHNLDVIKTADWVVDLGPEGGVNGGTVVAEGTPEDVAAVEASYTGQALQPLLKGETSRAVAEIKRAAKESQQTAKALAKRIDVRGAKMHNLKDVSVGIDRDKMTVFCGPSGSGKSSLAMDTIYAEGQRRYVESLSAYARQFVGQMQKPKVDHIEGLSPAIAIEQKNLGKSPRSTVGTVTEIYDYLRVLMSRLGVPHCPDCDVPIKTQTSTQITDKVLQEEEGTKLFLLAPRHLDTGQQYSDLWEELKAAGYQRIRVDGVVHTIDRMPKIDRRRKHDVEVVVDRIVVRQDARPRIADSVEIALSQSGGVLVIAYAEDDVPEAHWRTKRLSQKLSCESCDRSFDPLSPHNFSFNSYLGWCPDCEGLGTQTGADPTALLSDPKRSLAEGALRLWPDLKSPIAMKMLDAICEKNKIPIDVPFEQLGARQRRIILHGTGDTVYDIFTDKKKEKVDFRFQFKGLYPALEDASRLSPSFRGQLESLVAEVECTTCDGSRLRDDASAVRFRKKSMRDITSMPLAELLDFIRAAKLKKREQKIAGELLREIDNRVQFLLDVGLEYLTLRRTAPTLSAGEAQRIRLASQLGSGLCGVLYVLDEPTIGLHPRDNRRLLKALHRLRDLGNTLIVVEHDQEVIEGSDRLIDFGPQAGRHGGTIVAEGTPKQIAKAAGSVTGPYVSGKQAIYAPSNRRMMSIANNSDEDVIADFSSPSGEWLEIVGASHRNLRNVNVSIPLGALVAIGGPSGSGKSTLVQDILYNTLARRLHRASTIPGAHDALRGMENINKVIRVDQQPIGNSPSSNPATYTGVFDLIRDLFAQLPDAKVRGYTARRFSFNVEGGRCEDCQGMGQKCIEMHFLPDVWVTCETCEGLRYNEETLAVKFHGKTISEVLEMSCGQAVQLFENIPKIRRTLQTLCDVGLDYVTLGQSAPTLSGGEAQRVKLASELARPDTGRTLYLLDEPSTGLHFEDLKKLLDVFHRLVDLGNTVIVIEHNLDILKQADWVIEMGPEAGQSGGQVVTVGTPEDIVEYSKSFLKLAKKQKTDESTLTDEKGMTWLRSHTGEALGPVLEAAPLQERPLYDPHAADEEREGDLDIDDVGAQIQMPWELDGRRWHTKDRVGRDGQPCNWDGKILAEVVDRIQASDSFSDPNWNSRTIVEIAAKKKSDGWFFHGITGESWLVKLKFRVMKGTFNKYELPQELDLPTLNQMDELPIYSNDPRVKVKNLRGPFQEVEIRAHSWQEINKPEFWKFIDDAIIGFQKYEATISQDVESHMPWKKLGEKWHLSRKGFPPGKKVAWDQSVLEEVIELLKEVAPQGEILWNNQMLINMMIPGKRTAWAVVTTKKPEHVRLELKTSKASTTQGRIAELGHEPDVDQSRSGEEIVRLHFRHDADLQKGDLRAFLKEMLEGESSSGQRSLL is encoded by the coding sequence ATGCCGGTTTCCGATATTGAAGTCAAAGGGGCCCGCGAACACAATCTGCGCGAGGTCACGCTGACGCTTCCTCGCAATAAATTGATTTGCTTGACGGGCGTGAGCGGCAGCGGGAAAAGCTCGCTGGCGTTCGATACCGTTTATGCGGAAGGACAGCGACGCTACGTCGAGAGCCTGTCTAGCTATGCGCGGCAATTCATGGGGCAGATGCCCAAGCCCGATGTCGACTTCATCGGCGGCTTGACCCCCAGCATCTCGATTTCGCAGAAGACCACCAGCAATAACCCGCGTAGTACGGTCGGTACGATCACCGAAATCTACGACTACCTGCGTGTGATTTTCTCGCGCGTTGGCCAAGGGTTTTGCAGTGAATGTGGTAAGAAGCTGACCGCCCAGACGCGGGAACAAATCCTCGAACGGATTCTCGGCCAGGAAGAAGGCACCTCGTTCGCCGTCCTGGCGCCGCTGGTCCGCGGCCAGAAGGGGGAGTTCAAAGATCTATTCATCGACCTGTTGAAGCAGGGCTTCGTCCGGGCTCGCGTCGATGGCGAGATCATCCAGCTGAACGACGAGCTCCAGCTCGATCGGCAGATGCGGCACAACATCGAACTGGTCGTCGATCGCTTGAGCATCAAAGAGGGGGTCCGCGGACGCCTGGCCGAAGCGGTCGAGCTAGCCCTGAAGATGGGCGAAGGCAGCCTGATCATCGCCCCTCGCGACGACGAAACGCCGGAAGGCCAGGAAGCGGCTCCGAAAAAGAAACGCGCCAAAAGCAAACGCAGCAAGACGGCCGTTGCCGGCGACATGATGTTTTCGGTCGACTATGCCTGCGTCGACTGTGGGATATCTTACAGTCCGCCAACGCCGCAGCTATTCAGCTTCAACTCGCCACAAGGGATGTGCCCGACGTGCGACGGCCTCGGTAAGGTCTACACATTCGATCCCGAACTGCTCGTGCCGGACGTAACCCTCTCGTTCAAGCAAGGGGCGATCGAACTGCTGGGCAAGTGGAAAGAGCTCGGTCGCTGGAAACGTCATATCTACCAGGGTATGGCCGACACGATGGAGCGGAAGTACGACCTGGGCAAAGGGGCCATCCTGGAAACGGCCTGGCGCGACATGGCTAAGGAGCACCACGACTACCTGCTGTGGGGCACCGGCGACGAACACATCACCTTCACCTGGCGTGGCGGCAACAGCCCGCAGATGTACGGCGGCACTTACGGCGGTATCGTCCCCGACCTGCTGGAAAAGTATCGCAACACGAACTCGAAGCCGCAGCAGCGACAGCTCGAGAAGTACATGGCCACGGTCATCTGTCCGCAGTGCCATGGCGATCGCTTGAACCCCCAGGCCCGCAGCGTGAAGGTCACCACGACCAGCAAAGCGTTCGGCAAAGATGGCTCGCGCACGCTGCCCGAGATCTGCCAGCTGTCGATTCAAGAAGCGGCCGATTTCTTCGGCCAGCTCGAGCTCGACAACCTTTCGCAAAAGATCGCCGAAGAAGCAGTCAAAGAAGTTCGCGGGCGACTCGGCTTCCTGCAGAACGTGGGGCTCGAATACCTGACGCTCGACCGTACCGCACCAACGCTTAGTGGTGGTGAATCGCAGCGTATTCGCCTGGCCGGTCAGATCGGCTGCGGCCTGGTGGGCGTGACGTATATCCTCGACGAACCGTCGATCGGTCTGCACCCGCGCGATAACGACCGCCTGCTGGCAACGCTCAACGACCTGCGCGACCTCGGCAATACGGTCCTGGTGGTCGAGCACGACGAAGACACGATGCGTGTCGCCGATCATATTATCGACTTCGGTCCCGGCGCTGGTGTCCGTGGCGGGTACGTCGTCGCCCAAGGTTCGGCCAAGCAGTTGGAAGCCGTCGACGAGAGCGTCACCGGGCGGTTCCTATCTGGCAAAGACAAGATCGAAATCCCCGAGACGCGACGCCCTTTGGGCGAAAAGAAGCTCCGCATCGTCGGTGCCGCGCAGAATAACCTGAAGAACATCACCGCCGAGATTCCACTGGGCGGATTCGTCTGCATCACGGGTGCTAGTGGTAGCGGCAAGAGCTCGCTGATCAACGGCATCCTGGTCGAAGCGCTCCGTCGCGACTTGAACGGCGGCCTCGGCGAACCCGGCGAGCACGAACGGATCGAAGGGATCGAGCATCTCGACAAGATGATCGCCATCGATCAAAGCCCGATCGGTCGCACGCCACGTAGTAACCCGGCGACCTACATCAAGGTGTTCGACGAAATCCGCGACCTGTTCGCCCAACTGCCTGAGTCCCGCAAACGCGGCTACAAGCCGGGCCGCTTCAGCTTCAATGTCGACGGCGGCCGCTGTAGCGCGTGCGAAGGGAACGGGGCCAACAAGCTGGAGATGGACTTCCTGGCCGACATCTGGGTGACCTGCCCGGTGTGTGAAGGACACCGATTCAACCGTGAAACACTCGAGATCTTGTTCAAGGAAAAGTCGATTGCCGACATCTTAGAGATGGACGTGCAAGAAGCCTTGAAGACGTTCGAGAACGTTCCCAAGATCGCTCAGAAGCTGCAAACACTGCACGACGTCGGTCTTGACTACATCAAGCTCGGTCAGCCTTCGCCGACCCTTTCCGGTGGGGAAGCCCAGCGTATCAAGCTGGCCAAGGAGCTTTCCAAACGAAGCACCGGCAAGACGTTGTATCTGCTGGACGAGCCCACCACCGGGCTGCACTTCGCCGACACGAAGATGCTGCTGAAGGTGCTGCATGACTTTGCCAGTGCCGGCAATACGGTGCTGGTGGTCGAGCACAACCTGGACGTGATCAAGACGGCTGACTGGGTTGTCGATCTCGGTCCCGAAGGGGGCGTCAACGGTGGTACGGTCGTCGCCGAAGGCACGCCCGAAGATGTTGCCGCGGTCGAAGCTTCGTACACCGGCCAAGCCCTGCAGCCACTACTCAAGGGCGAAACCAGCCGCGCCGTTGCCGAGATCAAACGCGCCGCGAAAGAATCGCAGCAGACCGCCAAGGCCCTGGCCAAGCGGATCGACGTGCGTGGTGCCAAGATGCACAATTTGAAGGACGTCAGCGTCGGCATCGATCGCGACAAGATGACCGTCTTCTGCGGCCCCAGTGGTAGCGGTAAGAGCTCGCTGGCAATGGATACGATTTACGCCGAAGGACAGCGACGCTACGTCGAAAGCCTGAGCGCCTACGCGCGGCAGTTCGTCGGTCAGATGCAGAAGCCGAAGGTCGATCACATCGAAGGGCTTTCGCCAGCGATCGCCATCGAGCAAAAGAACCTCGGCAAGTCGCCTCGTTCGACAGTCGGTACGGTCACCGAAATTTACGATTACCTGCGGGTGCTGATGAGCCGTTTGGGCGTGCCGCATTGCCCCGACTGCGACGTTCCAATCAAAACGCAAACGTCGACGCAGATCACCGACAAGGTCCTGCAGGAAGAGGAGGGGACCAAGCTGTTCCTGCTCGCTCCGCGTCATCTGGACACTGGGCAGCAATACTCCGATCTGTGGGAAGAGCTGAAGGCCGCCGGCTATCAGCGTATTCGCGTCGATGGCGTGGTGCACACGATCGATCGCATGCCGAAGATCGATCGCCGCCGCAAGCATGACGTGGAAGTAGTGGTCGACCGAATCGTGGTGCGCCAGGATGCCCGACCGCGTATCGCCGACAGCGTGGAAATCGCCCTCAGCCAGTCTGGCGGCGTGCTGGTGATCGCCTACGCGGAAGACGACGTGCCGGAAGCTCACTGGCGAACCAAGCGTCTGAGTCAGAAGCTCTCGTGCGAGTCGTGCGATCGCAGCTTCGATCCGCTCTCGCCGCATAACTTCTCCTTCAACAGCTATCTCGGTTGGTGCCCAGACTGTGAAGGGCTCGGTACGCAAACAGGTGCGGATCCGACGGCACTGCTAAGCGATCCGAAGCGAAGCCTGGCCGAAGGGGCCCTGCGGTTGTGGCCTGATCTGAAGTCGCCCATCGCAATGAAGATGCTGGACGCGATCTGCGAGAAAAACAAGATTCCGATCGACGTTCCGTTTGAACAGCTCGGGGCACGTCAGCGACGGATCATCCTGCATGGTACCGGCGACACGGTCTACGATATCTTCACCGACAAGAAGAAGGAGAAGGTCGATTTCCGCTTCCAGTTCAAGGGGCTGTATCCGGCCCTGGAAGATGCCTCGCGTTTGAGTCCTTCGTTCCGTGGTCAGCTCGAATCGCTGGTGGCGGAAGTCGAGTGCACGACCTGCGATGGTTCGCGACTGCGAGACGACGCCTCGGCGGTCCGCTTCCGCAAGAAGTCGATGCGTGACATCACCAGCATGCCGCTGGCCGAACTGTTGGATTTCATCCGCGCGGCCAAGCTGAAGAAGCGCGAACAGAAGATCGCCGGCGAGCTGCTGCGAGAGATCGACAACCGCGTGCAGTTCCTGCTGGACGTGGGTCTCGAGTACCTGACCCTGCGTCGCACGGCACCGACGCTGTCGGCCGGCGAAGCCCAACGTATTCGCCTGGCCAGCCAACTTGGCAGCGGACTATGCGGCGTGCTGTATGTGCTCGACGAACCGACGATCGGCCTGCACCCACGCGACAATCGCCGACTGCTCAAGGCGCTGCATCGACTGCGTGACCTGGGCAATACGTTGATCGTCGTCGAACACGATCAGGAAGTGATTGAAGGGAGCGATCGCCTGATCGACTTCGGTCCCCAGGCAGGGCGTCACGGCGGAACGATCGTCGCCGAAGGAACACCCAAGCAAATCGCCAAGGCCGCAGGCTCGGTTACCGGTCCTTACGTTTCCGGTAAGCAAGCGATCTACGCGCCGAGCAATCGCCGCATGATGTCGATCGCCAACAACTCGGACGAAGACGTGATCGCCGATTTCAGTAGCCCTTCCGGCGAATGGCTCGAGATCGTCGGGGCCAGCCATCGCAACCTGCGGAACGTGAACGTCTCGATTCCGCTGGGGGCCTTGGTCGCCATCGGTGGTCCGAGTGGTAGCGGCAAGAGCACGCTCGTCCAAGACATTCTGTACAACACGCTGGCTCGCCGTCTGCATCGCGCTTCGACCATTCCGGGCGCCCACGATGCGTTGCGCGGCATGGAGAACATCAACAAGGTTATCCGCGTCGACCAGCAGCCGATCGGTAACAGCCCCAGCTCGAATCCGGCCACCTATACCGGCGTGTTCGATCTGATTCGTGACCTGTTCGCTCAATTGCCCGATGCGAAGGTCCGCGGCTACACGGCGCGTCGCTTCAGCTTCAATGTCGAAGGAGGTCGCTGCGAAGACTGCCAAGGCATGGGGCAGAAGTGTATCGAGATGCACTTCCTGCCGGATGTGTGGGTCACGTGCGAAACGTGCGAGGGCCTGCGGTACAACGAAGAAACGCTGGCGGTCAAGTTCCACGGCAAGACAATCTCGGAAGTGCTCGAGATGTCGTGCGGCCAGGCCGTGCAGCTGTTCGAGAACATTCCCAAGATTCGCCGTACGCTTCAGACGCTGTGCGATGTGGGTCTCGACTACGTCACGCTTGGCCAGTCGGCTCCGACCCTTTCCGGTGGTGAAGCCCAACGTGTGAAGCTGGCTTCGGAACTGGCCCGCCCTGATACGGGTCGCACGCTGTACCTCTTGGACGAACCTTCGACCGGGCTGCACTTTGAAGACCTGAAGAAACTGCTGGATGTGTTCCATCGACTGGTCGACCTGGGTAATACGGTGATCGTGATCGAACACAATCTCGACATCTTGAAGCAGGCCGACTGGGTCATCGAGATGGGTCCTGAAGCAGGCCAATCTGGCGGCCAGGTGGTGACGGTCGGCACGCCGGAGGATATCGTCGAGTACTCGAAGTCGTTCCTCAAGCTGGCCAAGAAGCAGAAGACGGACGAGTCGACGCTGACCGACGAAAAAGGCATGACCTGGCTGCGTAGCCACACGGGCGAAGCGCTGGGGCCCGTGCTGGAAGCGGCTCCGCTGCAGGAACGTCCGCTGTACGATCCGCACGCCGCCGATGAGGAACGCGAAGGGGACCTCGACATCGATGATGTGGGTGCCCAGATTCAAATGCCGTGGGAACTCGACGGGCGACGTTGGCACACCAAAGATCGCGTCGGACGTGACGGACAGCCGTGCAACTGGGATGGCAAGATCCTAGCCGAAGTGGTCGATCGGATTCAGGCTTCCGATTCATTCAGCGATCCGAACTGGAACTCGCGAACGATTGTCGAGATCGCCGCAAAGAAAAAGTCGGACGGTTGGTTCTTCCATGGCATCACCGGCGAAAGCTGGCTGGTGAAGCTGAAGTTCCGCGTGATGAAGGGGACGTTCAACAAGTACGAACTGCCCCAGGAACTCGATCTGCCGACGCTGAACCAGATGGACGAACTGCCGATCTACAGCAACGATCCACGGGTAAAGGTCAAGAACCTGCGCGGTCCGTTCCAGGAGGTCGAGATCCGAGCTCACAGCTGGCAAGAGATC
- a CDS encoding PQQ-binding-like beta-propeller repeat protein, whose amino-acid sequence MLTSILKISPVVLLALASQSSLFGQDGSSDWNQWRGPNRDGKVQGPQWPGSLDEETLQQAWRVELPPSYSGPVVSDSTVFVTGTEDSKYEVAYALDRKSGEVLWEARWEGAMTVPFFAAANGSWIRATPAFDGESLFVAGIRDVLVSLNAKTGKEQWRVDFVEQLKTPLPSFGFASSPLLDGNYLYVQAGASFIKLNKSNGEIVWRTLVDAGGMFGSAFSSPSVATIAGKRQLLVQTRQKLVGVDPENGDVLWEHEVPSFRGMNIQTPVTFGDSVFTSSYKNKSWLYEVTQEDGKFSCTEKWENNAAGYMSSPVVIDGHVYMHLQNQRFACIDLKTGERKWTSKPYGKYCSLIAQQDRILALDERGSLLLLKANPEEFELLEERKVSEDEAWAHIAVSGEDVIIRELNAVSLFHWIPGGEE is encoded by the coding sequence ATGCTCACGTCCATCCTGAAGATCTCGCCAGTCGTACTCCTCGCGCTTGCGAGTCAGTCTTCGCTTTTCGGACAGGATGGATCGTCGGACTGGAATCAGTGGCGAGGGCCAAACCGCGATGGCAAGGTTCAAGGTCCCCAGTGGCCGGGATCGTTAGACGAGGAAACGCTGCAGCAGGCCTGGCGAGTCGAGCTTCCGCCGAGCTACTCCGGCCCGGTCGTTTCGGACTCAACCGTCTTTGTCACCGGCACCGAGGACAGCAAGTACGAGGTCGCCTACGCACTCGATCGCAAGAGCGGTGAGGTCCTGTGGGAGGCACGCTGGGAAGGCGCGATGACCGTTCCCTTCTTTGCGGCTGCCAATGGAAGCTGGATTCGAGCGACTCCCGCATTCGATGGTGAAAGCCTGTTCGTAGCTGGCATCCGGGACGTTCTCGTCTCGCTCAATGCCAAGACCGGCAAAGAGCAATGGCGTGTCGATTTCGTCGAGCAGCTGAAAACACCGCTGCCCTCTTTCGGCTTCGCCAGTTCGCCGCTGCTGGATGGGAACTACCTATACGTTCAGGCCGGTGCCTCGTTCATCAAGCTCAATAAGTCCAATGGCGAAATCGTCTGGCGCACACTAGTCGATGCAGGCGGCATGTTCGGCAGCGCCTTCTCTTCGCCGAGCGTGGCAACCATCGCTGGCAAGCGTCAACTTCTCGTCCAGACACGTCAAAAGCTGGTAGGGGTCGACCCCGAGAATGGGGATGTCCTGTGGGAACACGAGGTGCCAAGCTTCCGAGGCATGAACATTCAGACGCCTGTGACCTTCGGCGATAGCGTCTTCACAAGCTCGTACAAAAACAAATCGTGGCTATATGAAGTGACCCAAGAAGACGGGAAGTTCAGCTGCACTGAAAAATGGGAGAACAACGCCGCCGGTTACATGTCATCACCGGTCGTTATCGACGGACACGTTTATATGCACCTGCAAAACCAACGATTCGCCTGCATCGATCTGAAAACAGGTGAGCGGAAATGGACTTCCAAGCCCTATGGCAAGTATTGCAGTCTGATCGCCCAGCAGGATCGTATTCTGGCATTAGACGAACGAGGAAGTTTGCTATTGTTGAAGGCCAACCCCGAAGAGTTCGAGCTATTGGAAGAAAGAAAAGTCAGCGAAGACGAAGCCTGGGCCCACATCGCAGTAAGCGGCGAAGACGTAATCATCCGCGAACTGAACGCCGTCAGCCTGTTCCACTGGATTCCTGGAGGTGAAGAGTAG
- a CDS encoding C-terminal binding protein, protein MAKFHVLLTDYAWEELEIEKQVLADNDVELIVATAKDEDSLAALAKEHQVDAIMTNWAQVTKKVISASPNVKIVARLGIGLDNIDMEYCTSQGILVTNTPDYCLTEVAEHTLALLFACARKVAMYHHDTMSGKYDLTAGPIMRRMEGQTLGIVGLGNIGVLLAQKAKCLGLNVVATSRSGKTMDGVETVDMDTLLAKSDYVSLLIPATPETKKSFGAEQFKKMKPTAYLINTARGAIVDHDALAAALEAGELAGAALDVQDPEPCDLTIAPYNDPRVIVTPHAAFVSVESLENMRGRVSQQVVDCLQGKTPENVRNGLTAG, encoded by the coding sequence ATGGCCAAATTCCACGTTCTGCTGACCGACTATGCCTGGGAAGAACTGGAAATCGAAAAACAAGTGCTCGCCGACAACGACGTCGAGTTGATCGTCGCGACCGCGAAAGACGAAGATTCGCTGGCCGCTTTGGCGAAAGAGCACCAGGTCGACGCCATCATGACCAACTGGGCCCAGGTGACCAAAAAGGTCATCTCAGCCTCCCCCAATGTGAAGATCGTGGCCCGCCTGGGGATTGGCCTCGATAACATCGACATGGAGTACTGCACTTCCCAGGGCATTCTGGTCACCAACACGCCTGACTACTGCTTAACCGAAGTAGCCGAGCATACGCTGGCGTTGCTCTTCGCGTGTGCCCGGAAGGTGGCCATGTACCACCACGACACGATGAGCGGCAAGTACGACCTGACGGCCGGCCCGATCATGCGTCGGATGGAAGGGCAAACCCTGGGGATCGTCGGCCTGGGCAACATCGGCGTGCTGCTGGCCCAGAAGGCCAAGTGCCTGGGCTTGAACGTCGTGGCGACCAGCCGCAGCGGCAAAACGATGGACGGCGTCGAAACGGTCGATATGGATACCCTGCTGGCAAAGTCCGACTACGTCTCGCTTCTCATCCCGGCGACCCCAGAAACGAAGAAATCGTTCGGGGCCGAGCAGTTCAAGAAGATGAAGCCGACCGCCTACTTGATCAACACGGCTCGCGGGGCGATTGTCGATCACGATGCGTTGGCCGCGGCCCTGGAAGCCGGCGAACTGGCCGGAGCGGCCCTCGACGTGCAAGATCCGGAACCGTGCGATCTGACGATTGCTCCATACAACGATCCACGCGTGATCGTCACCCCGCACGCGGCGTTTGTGAGTGTCGAATCGCTCGAGAACATGCGCGGCCGCGTCTCGCAGCAGGTAGTTGATTGCTTGCAAGGCAAGACGCCTGAGAACGTCCGCAACGGTTTGACCGCCGGTTAA